A portion of the Caenorhabditis elegans chromosome III genome contains these proteins:
- the F40G9.5 gene encoding uncharacterized protein (Confirmed by transcript evidence), whose amino-acid sequence MIQVILYFTLNFAGFFVFLAIWNWLPKPKPFDYTTIPGMKLNVSSAEEIPEMVKLPGERVEKEFKGHFEDIKSKTSNFRELLDFLNTKYGPLSSFWWSSRYVVVVSNEKFVGELKKYRSHLVAVTPFGIGSYLHADPKYCTAQKLNTISIRGGTQAPKIDNTLSEESQNRLMMTLDSMTDDVTEKCDVAQIIDNLKQCKVQMKKNRKSLGRPLLVVFDEEIWVDAHPIPKYIPIIIHVSEIIRNWTEDELFPKYYAQFYWLPGFQMITDVS is encoded by the exons ATGATTCAAGTAATACTGTATTTCACTTTAAATTTCGcgggattttttgtttttcttgcaATATGGAATTGGTTGCCCAAA cCAAAACCGTTTGACTACACCACAATTCCGGGTATGAAGCTTAATGTATCAAGTGCTGAGGAGATTCCGGAAATGGTGAAATTACCGGGAGAACGTGTGGAAAAAGAGTTTAAAGGGCATTTTGAGGATATTAAGAG caaaacttcaaacttcCGAGAACTTCTAGACTTCCTCAATACAAAATACGGGCCACTCAGCTCATTTTGGTGGTCTTCTCGCTATGTGGTTGTGGTTTCCAATGAGAAGTTTGTTGGGGAGCTCAAAAAGTACAGGAGCCACCTGGTAGCGGTTACTCCGTTTGGTATTG gaagttaTCTCCATGCCGATCCCAAGTACTGCACCGCTCAGAAACTCAATACAATTTCcattcgtggcgggacccaagctccaaaaatcgataatacaCTATCCGAAGAGTCTCAAAATAGGTTGATGATGACGTTAGACTCTATGACCGATGACGtcacagaaaaatgtgacgtggcgcaaataatcgataatttgaaacaatgcAAAGTTcagatgaagaaaaatcgaaaatctctGGGCCGCCCGTTATTGGTGGTTTTTGATGAGGAAATTTGGGTTGATGCACATCCTATTCCGAAATAT atccCCATCATCATCCACGTGTCGGAAATTATTCGGAACTGGACGGAAGATGAACTTTTTCCGAAATATTATGCACAGTTTTACTGGCTACCCGGTTTTCAAATGATAACTGatgtttcctga
- the F40G9.15 gene encoding TransThyretin-Related family domain (Partially confirmed by transcript evidence): protein MIRLVSFAVFLLVSVDALTKFHFNGQLFCNLPKFQYKMIIYEWDKYNGDDPISHMAPVQSHAPHTYRAEAQDTNDGPFDKEFEIYMIMVHSCSNDGKNRELRVDLGHYPVKPGDVTRTVNINIHNVGKLTSEKIGKRRFYDGRDVHEVYEQQFY from the exons ATGATTCGCCTTGTCAGTTTCGCTGTTTTTCTTCTTGTCAGCGTAGATGCTCTGACCAAGTTCCATTTCAATGGCCAGCTTTTCTGTAatcttccaaaattccaatacAAAATGATTATTTACGAGTGGGACAAGTACAATGG CGACGATCCAATTTCCCACATGGCTCCCGTTCAATCCCATGCTCCACACACGTACAGAGCTGAAGCCCAAGATACAAATGACGGACCCTTTGAT AAAGAATTCGAGATTTATATGATCATGGTTCACTCTTGCTCTAATGATGGGAAAAATCGAGAGCTTAGAGTTGATCTTGGACATTATCCGGTCAAGCCAGG AGACGTAACGAGAACTGTCAACATTAACATACACAATGTGGGGAAGCTGACgagtgaaaaaattgggaagaGACGGTTTTATGATGGACGTGATGTACATGAAGTCTATGAGCAACAATTCTATTGA
- the F40G9.6 gene encoding DUF148 domain-containing protein (Partially confirmed by transcript evidence) produces MLAAAAPQVSLIFFGISLIFIATVLQEQNQLFGTKLSALKTAIEEIHENVEKIMGNFTDSEKSDVGKTFDNVEYLLEKLRYTNLEDLSMKTITKVLREVLNLPDNFKVFNIFITDVEDVLKKLIKFLEDLPVLTLVNDIIPIMMKSILEDLSNKKL; encoded by the exons ATGTTGGCGGCTGCTGCTCCTCAGGtaagcctaattttttttggcatttctctaattttcatTGCCACCGTTTTACAGGAACAAAACCAACTTTTCGGT ACTAAATTGAGTGCTCTTAAAACAGCTATTGAAGAAATTCACGAAAACGTAGAGAAGATCATGGGCAACTTCACAGACTCAGAAAAATCCGACGTGGGAAAAACATTTGACAATGTTGAAT atttattggaaaaacttCGATATACTAATTTAGAAGATCTTTCTATGAAGACGAtcacaaaagttttgagaGAAGTACTGAATCTTCCTGACAATTTTAAGgtgttcaatattttcataacAGACGTGGAAGATGTTCTTAAAAAGTTGATCAAATTCCTTGAAGACTTGCCCGTTCTTACATTGGTCAACGACATTATTCCCATTATGATGAAATCGATATTAGAAGAtttatcgaataaaaaattgtaa